The sequence GTCTTAGTATAACTTTAGCGGAAAATAGGATAGTGGGACAAAAAAAGACAGAAAATCCACTTATATCACTTAAAAAATTCCCATCAAAAATATGTTTCTCTTCTTGATATAAAAGATCAAATCAAAAAAAACTGGTCAATAAAATTAAAACGCGGTACATTAGCAACACTCTTAAATGTAATATTATAACATTACAATAAAGCGAGGTTTATTATGAAACTCGGTATTCACCCTCAATATCGGACAGTGATTTTCCATGACACGAGTGCAGATGCTTATTTTAAAGTGGGTTCAACCATCCAAACAGAAAAGACAGTAGAGTATGAAGGGAAAACATACCCTTATGTGACATTAGATGTCTCTTCTCAATCACATCCATTTTATACCGGTAAGCAAAAGACGCATTCTCAAGAAGGTAATGTGGCACGCTTTAATAAACGTTTTGGTCAATTTATTAAGTAAGGAAGAAACAATGCAAGTATTAAGTTCATTAAAAAGTGCAAAACAACGTCACCCAGATTGTAAAGTAGTGCGTCGTCGTGGCCGCCTTTATGTCATTTGTAAGTCAAATCCACGTTTTAAGGCCGTTCAGGGGTAAGATTATGCCAAAGCCTATTTTTTCTTGTGTTTTAATTATGGGAATATTGGGGAGTGCTATGTCTGTTTTAGCACATAGCCACCATCATGAAAAAGTCCAAACACAAGCCCAACGAAATGCTGCGAATGGAATTTTTGAAGATAAGGATGTTCTCGATCGCCAACTCAGTGATTGGGATGGCGTATGGCAATCTGTGGAGCCTTACCTTCTCAGTGGCGAACTCGATGAGGTTTTACAAAAGAAAGCAGAAACGAAAAAAGACAAAACGATGGCAGAATATCGCGCTTACTATACACAGGGCTATAAAACTGATGTAGATATGATTGGTATTGAAAACAATATTATTGAGTTTCATCGTAGCGAAAAAGTTGATAGTTGCGAATATCACTATGATGGTTATCGTATTTTACATTATGAATCGGGTAAAAAAGGGGTTCGTTACTTGTTTAGATGTGATGATCCTAAAAGCCAAGCGCCAAAATTTATTCAATTTAGTGATCATATTATTGCACCAGAAAAAGCAGGGCATTTTCATTTATATATGGGGAACACATCGCAAGATGAATTGCTTAAAGAACTCAATAACTGGCCAACATATTATCCTTATTCAATGAAAGCAGATGATATTGTTCACGAGATGCTTTACCACTGATCACTAATTGATAAGAACATTTCGCTGACACCTTATACCCTTGGTTATTATCGAGGGTATTCTTCCTTAAAAATAATGATAAAAAAGAAAAAGCAGTAGCATCCTTGCTGACTTACTTTTATCAGTTAAATAGCGTTAAAAATGATTATAACCCCTGGCAGAGATACTTCATTTCCATATAGTCTTCAATACCGTGTTCAGAACCTTCACGGCCTAAACCTGATTGTTTAATACCACCAAATGGGGCAACTTCGTTGGAGATTAAACCCGTATTAATTCCGACCATGCCGTATTCTAAATTTTCAGCAACACGCCAAATGCGTTGTGGATTTTCACTATAAAAATAGGCTGCTAAGCCATAAATAGTATTATTGGCTAAGTGCACCACATCATCTTCATTTTCAAACACCACTAAAGGCGCTACAGGACCAAAGATCTCTTCTTCAAGAATATGACTATCGGCGGGGACATTACCAACAACCGTAGGCTGGAAAAAATTTTCACCCGCTTTATCACTTTCTCCGCCACAAAGCAGTGTTGCACCGCGTTTTAACGTGTCAGTGAGTAAAGATTGTGATTTCTCAACCGCTTTGCGATTAATAAGAGGTCCAATAGTGACACCTTCTTCAAAACCATTTCCCACTTTAAGCTTTTTAACAGCGGCAACAAAGCGTTCACTAAATTGTTGGTAAACATCTTTGTGAATATAAAAACGGTTAGCACAAACACAGGTTTGCCCTGCATTACGGAATTTAGCGCCCATTGCTCCTTCAACAGCTTTATCAATATCAGCATCATTAAACACGATAAAGGGGGCATTACCGCCTAATTCTAAAGAGACTTTTTTTACACTATCTGAGCATTGGCGCATTAATAAACGTCCTACCCCCGTAGAACCTGTAAAACTTAATTTGCGAACACGGTTATCAGAGGTAAAGACTTCGCCAATTTTAATCGCATCTCCAGTCACAATATTAATCACACCAGCGGGAATACCTGCTTGAGCCGCTAACGCCACTAACGCCAATGCGGTATAAGGTGTTTCATTGGCAGGCTTAATTACCATAGTGCAACCCGCAGCTAATGCAGGAGCGGCTTTGCGGGTGATCATAGCGGCTGGAAAGTTCCAAGGCGTGATAGCCGCACAAACACCAATACCTTGTTTAATTACCATCAAACGTTTATCAGCAGAAGGTGAAGGAATAATTTCACCGTTTGTTCTTTTACCTTGTTCTGCAAACCACTCGATAAAAGAAGCTGCATAAGCAATTTCACCTTCCGCTTCAGCGACAGGTTTACCTTGCTCAAAAGTCATTAATTCAGCCAGTTTTCTTTTATTTTCAGTGATTAATCTAAACCAATTTTGCAATAATGCTCCGCGCTGATGTGCGGTAAGTGCGCGCCATTTGGGTAAGGCTTTTTGTGCAGCATCAACAGCCATTATTGCTTCTTCTGTTGCCATATTGGGTATAGTACCAAGTAAAGTACCCGTGGCAGGATCGATAACCTCAACAGTTTCATTGTTTTTAGCATTACACCAAAGACCATCAATATAGCCTTGTTCGCGGAAATAGGGGTTTGTCGTTATCTTCACTTAATACCTCTCTGAACACATTATATATTGATATTTATAAGGCTAGGCAGCTCTGTGCCTATTTATAATTATATGCCTGTGTTGCTATGTTGTGAAAATAAGTATGACAAATGCTAATAAAAAAATGTCAAAAAGCGGAGAATAGGGGTAATGGCTTACGTTTTTAATGAATAATTCCCATTACTCAAGACTGAAGGTTTACGCTGTACCTTACCACTGTTATTCTTGGATCTAACTTTCATAAAAAACAGGTATTTTTCATGTCAAAACCATCATTTGATTCTATTGAATCACAGGCAAGTTACGGTATTGGTCTGCAAGTCGGTCAACAACTGACTGAATCAGGTCTTCAAGGATTAGAGCCCGCAGCACTGTTAGCTGGCTTGACCGATGCATTAGAAGGTAATGCGCCTTCTGTACCTGTTGAAACATTACACAACGCTTTACGTACTATGCACGAGCGTGCTGAAGCTGTTCGTCAAGAACGCCAAGCAGAGTTGGCTGATGCTGGTAAAGTTTTCTTAGAAGAAAATGTGAAAAACGAAGGTGTTCAAGTTACAGAATCAGGTTTACAGTACAAAGTACTGACAGCGGGTGAAGGTGCAATTCCTGCACGTACTGATCATGTTCGTGTTCACTACACGGGTCGTTTAATTGATGGAACTGTGTTTGATAGCTCAGTTCAACGTGGACAGCCGGCTGAATTCCCTGTAAATGGCGTTATCGCAGGCTGGATTGAAGCATTAACATTAATGCCAGTCGGTTCAAAATGGGAATTATATATTCCTTACCAATTAGCTTATGGCGAACGTGGAGCAGGTGCGGCTATCCCTCCATTCGCAACATTAGTATTTGAAGTAGAATTATTAGAAATTTTATAATTTCTTATTCTGCAGTGGATTAGAGTAAAGAATAGCCGGTTTTTGCCGGCTATTGTTGTCTTTGGGCTAAAATAAAGAGACTGTAGAGTAATTAATTTTTATAAGAGAAGTTATCTGCTTATAGAAATAAGAGAGGTGCATGATGTTAGAACAAGTCAGCAAAATAGCCCGCCAAGCCGGTATGGCGATAATGCAAATCTACCAGCAATCAGAGCCTATCCAAGTACAGGAAAAAAGTGATAATTCACCTGTCACAGAGGCTGATTTGGCCGCTCACCAAATTATTAAACAAGGACTTGCTTCTATTGCTCCTGATATACCTCAATTATCTGAAGAAGATCCACCTGAATGGGAAGTTCGCCGTCATTGGGAGCGCTATTGGTTGATTGATCCTCTAGATGGCACTAAAGAATTTATCAGTAAAAATGGTGAGTTTACGGTAAATATTGCCTTAATTGAAAAAGGTATTCCTGTTTTAGGGGTTGTCTATACACCTGTGCAAAATGTGTTATATGCAGCAGCAAATAAGCAGGCATGGAAAGAAGTGTGCGGCCAGCGATTACCTATTCATGCAAGTCAGGCTGAACCCCCTGTGATAGTGATCAGCCGTTCTCATCAAGATGACGAGTTAAAAGAATATTTATCACAGCTAGGTGAACATCAAACGGTCGCGGTCGGCTCATCGCTAAAATTTTGTCTTGTTGCTGAAGGCAAAGCACAGCTTTATCCCCGCTTTGGACCTACGCATACATGGGATACCGCAGCAGGTCATGCTGTTGCGATTGCAGCAGGCGCACATGTTACGGATTGGAAAGGAGTAACGTTAGATTATTCCCCAAAAGAGTCACTGATAAATCCAGGATTTAGAGTGTCTATCTTTTAGTACCAATTTAAGAAATCGGAGCCCTTTGTTTAACAAGGGCTCTGACACAGGAATTATTCTTTAATTAAATCGTTGATAAGGTTGATTGCGGTTGTAATTTCGGCACCACTTAATACACCTTCTTTGACGAAACGGACTTTACCTTGTTTATCTAAAACAACAATAGCTGAACTCTCTTTTTCTAATCCCCAGCCTTTTAATGCAGCACCATTGGCATCAACAATAAACTGTGACCAAGGAAATTCTTTTTTACTGTCTTCAACACTACCACGAACAAATGGGCCGGTACCAAATACTGCATCATCAGTATTAATAATTGTTGTCGTTTGATAATTGTCATGTGGGAATTTAGCCAGTTTTACGGCTTCAATAAACGGCGCATTCATCTCCTTAGCTTTGCTACGTCCTGCTATATGCTGAACAGTACGTACTTTTCCACTGAGCAGACCACTGTTCCAGTTTTGATAGCTAAACTTATCCTTGGTTGTGTCATAAAGTAGCTCACCTTTGTCATTAATTGTGACCGCGGGAAGTAGTGTATTTTCAGTGATGTTATGTGCAAATGCCCATGTAGATGTACTGAATAAAAGAGCAGCTAAGGTTATTTTGTGCATAGCCATTGTCCTATTATTGAAATCGACGTTAGTTTCTATCTAAGCATAGAAGCTAGTGAGGAATAATACCTCATCATTGATACAATTATTTAACATTGAGTGGGTAAAATAGCGTACACACTATCTTTATTTATATTCTTTACTGTCAATAAATGTAAAAACAGATAAGGAAATCAAATAAGTTGAACCTAGTACTTATAATTAGGTCTTTAAATTTGATATATAAAGATAAGTCTTTATGACTTATTAAACTCAACAACGAGCATGGGAGACTAACTGAAAGATGAAAATCTTCAATCGCTATAACCCTGAAAAAATTGCTCTCTACGTTAAGACATTATTTCGTGGACGGTTTTACATCAAAGGAATGGGTGCATTTGAATTCGATTACGGTAAAATTTTATTACCTAAAATAAGAGATAAGCTACATTTTAATGTCATGAGTGAAGTGAACCAGCAGGTCATTTTACTGAAAGCAGAAATGGGCTAACTTTTATCTAATAGATAACTGAGTCTTTCTCGTGAGTGCCTTCGATAAGACTCAGTTATTAATTTCAACTCGTTACTTTTTAGCTCGCCGTTTTATTCTCATCTGCCTTTGTATCGACTTCGGTTGTTGTCTGCATAACAGGGACATGTTCTTGTAAAACAGGCTTAACAGGTGGAATATCATCAATTTTGGTGACAAGCAGTTGATCTATTTTGTAATTATCAATATCAACAACTTCAAATTTATATCCTGAAAACTTCACATAATCCGTGCGTTTCGGAATTTTACGTAAGCGATACATCATAAAACCTGCGATGGTTTCGTAGTTACTTGAATCTGGGAAATCGTCGATATCAAGTACACGCATGACATCATCAATTGGCGTACCGCCTTCAACTAACCATGAGTGTTCATCACGACTCACAATTTGCTCTTCTTGCCCTGGCCCAATTAAATCGCCCATTAAGGTTGTCATTACATCATTTAACGTAATGACCCCCATCACCATCGCGTACTCATTAAGAATGATCGCGAAGTCTTCACCAGATGTTTTAAAACTTTCCAGCATATCTGAAAGCGTTAAGGTATCAGGAATAATCAGTGCCTTACGGATATGAACACCTTCATTGAGATTTAGGCTTTGTCCGTTAATAACGCGATTAAGAAGCTCTTTAGAATCTACATAACCAATAATATGGTCGATATCACCTTCACAAACTAAAAATTTAGAGTGAGGCTGGGTCGCAATTTTCTCTTTGATATCGCTTTCTGTTTCTTCGCGATCAAAATAGACAACATCTTCTCGTGGTGTCATTGCGGAGGGGACTGTACGAGATTCTAATTCAAAGACATTCTCAATCAACTCATGCTCTTGTTTGCGTAAAACCCCCGCAACCGCACCGGCTTCGACAATGGCAAAAATATCATCAGAAGTAATGTCTTCATTTCTGACCATTGGGATTTTAAATAATTTGAAAATAAGATCTGCCATACCATTAAATAACCACACCAAAGGGCGGAAAAAGGCAAGACAGAAACGCATGGGGTTCACAATTCTTAATGCAATCGCTTCTGGTTTTATCATACCAATGCGTTTGGGGGTTAAGTCAGCCAATAAAATGAACATCGATGTGACAATAATAAAGGAACAAATAGATCCCAGTTGTTGCGCTAATGGTTCTTCAAAAAACTGGAGGTAAAAGTTTTTCAATGAAGGAGAGAATGCTGATTCGCCAACAATACCCGCTAAGATAGCGACGGCATTTAATCCAATTTGCACGACGGTAAAAAACATGCCCGGCATTTCTTGCATCTTTAATACGCGTGCGGCGTTAATATTGCCCTCATCAACAAGTTGTTTGAGCTTAATTCGACGAGAAGCAGCAAGAGAGATTTCAGACAGCGAAAAAAAGGCGCTGATAGCACAAAGCAAAAGCACAATGAGTAAACTATTAAGCATATAAGGCTCACACCACCCCAAGTATTTAATCCAAAGGGTAATACTGGAGTGTTAAAAATAGAAGATAAATCAATATATTGTGATGAAATTAGTCACAAAGAGAGATAAGAGGGCGTAATTATATCATCGCCCTACTATTTTCTGCTAGTTTTACTTTTCGGGAGGATAACAGATGCCTATCCCACCTAAACCACAATAACCTTGTGGATTTTTGTATAAATATTGCTGGTGGTAATCTTCAGCAAAATAAAAAGGACCCGCTGGCTGAATTTCTGTGGTGATTGCTTCAGTCACACCTTGAATATTCATTGCTTGTTGATAACGTTTTTTGGACTCAATAGCTTGTTCATATTGCTCTGCATCAACAGTGTAAATGGCAGAACGATATTGGCTACCAATATCGTTACCTTGACGCATACCTTGTGATGGGTTGTGGTTTTCCCAAAAAAGAGCCAAAAGTTGTGAATAGCTAATCACCGAGGGATCAAAAACAATTCTCACCACTTCACTATGGCCTGTTAAACCTTGGCAAACTTGTTGATAGGTTGGATTTTCTGTTACACCACCGCTATAACCTGCACTTGTTGAATAAACACCTTTTTGCTGCCAAAAAAGACGTTCAACTCCCCAAAAACACCCCATCGCAAAATAAGCGATACTCATTTTTTTAGGGATCTCATTAATAGAATGCCCATTTACTGCATGATTAGCAGATATTTCTAATGGTGTTGATGTACCCCTTAAGGCATTCTCTGGTTGGTAAGCTTTATGTTGCAAGGTAGACTCCAGTTTTTATATTTGTAAACGCTTTACTATGGTAAAGGCTTAATATTGTTATAAACTAAATCTACAATAAAGCTTAAAATAGTTTGTCGTCAATTCATCACATGGATTAAATCATATTGAGGAGAAAACGTGCCGAGATACTCCGTTATCTACGTTCTCTGTCTGTCTTTTATCGCACCTGTTGCCTATGGGGCAAATTTGCGTTTAAAAGTAGAAGGTTTAGAAGGGCAACTCGAAAAAAATGCGCGAGTTCAGCTATCAAACATTACAACAGAAGAAGTTGCACCTGACGGGCGTTTTCGTGCGCGTGTTGAAAAGGCAATTCAAGAAGGGCTTCGCCCTTTAGGCTATTATCAGCCTACGGTGACATTCTCTTATCAAGAAAATACACCACCTGCTCGATCTGTATTAACCGCTAAAGTAGAACCGGGTATTCCTATTTTACTGAAAGGAGTCGATGTAGTTCTCGAAGGTGGCGCGAAAACAGATAGCCAATATGCGAAAGTCATTAAAGAAAATACACCTCCTCTTGATAGTGTTTTAAACCATGCAGACTATGAGAAACTCAAAGGTTCATTAACAGGGCTTGCAATTCGTCGTGGTTATTTTGATGCGGAAATGCAAAAAAGTCAGTTGGGCGTTTCTTTAGATAATCATGCTTCATATTGGGATTTTATTTTCGATAGTGGAGAGCGCTATCGTTTTGGTAAAGTGAATTATACGGGATCACAAATCCGTGAAGATTACTTACAAAATATCGTTCCTTTTAAAGAAGGACAATATTACACCTCAGAAGATTTGGCTGAATTTAATCGCCGTTTAGCGGCAACAGGGTGGTTTAATTCTGCGGTTGTGACGCCTGATATTGCTAAAGCACGCAGTGAACATTCTTATTTGCTACCTATGGATGCAGTTGTTACTCCTCGCTCTCGTAACTATGTTGAGCTTGGTGGGGGTTATGCTACTGATGTTGGTCCTCGCCTTAATATGCAGTGGGATAAACCTTGGATGAACTCACGAGGTCATAGCTTAACGTCTAATATCAGTGTTTCTCAGCCAGAACAATCTATTGGTGCTAATTATAAAATTCCACTGAAAGTCAATCCATTAGAGCAGTACTATGGTGTTCAGGGCGGGTTTAAACGTACCGATTTAAATGACACTCGTTCTGATACTACAACACTTAATGTGTCCCGTAACTGGGATATGTCAACAGGCTGGCAATACAGTGTGAATACACGTTGGAGCCTCAGCCACTTTACTCAAGGTGAAGTCACTAATACAACCATGCTGCTTTATCCAGGGGTAACGGCGAGCCGTGTACGCCAACGGGGCGGTATGATGCCTTCTTGGGGGGATAGCCAACGTTATACATTAGATTACTCCAATAAAATATGGGGCTCTGATGTCGAATTTGCTGCATTCCAAGCACAACATGTTTGGATACGTACACCATGGGACGGACATCGTTTTGTGGTAAGAGGCAATTTCGGTTGGATTGAAACTAACGCGTTTGAGCGAGTGCCGCCTGAATTACGTTTCTTTGCCGGTGGTGATAGAAGTGTCCGTGGTTTTAAATACCAAAGCATCTCACCAGAAGATGGAAAAGGAAATTTAACAGGGGCATCAAGAATGCTGGTAGGTTCGCTCGAATATCAATATAACGTCACTGGTAATTGGTGGGGCGCTGTCTTTATTGATAGCGGTGAAGCCGTTAATGATTTTACGCGCAGTGATTTTAAAACAGGTGCCGGTGCTGGTGTGCGTTGGGCATCACCGGTTGGTCCTATCAAATTTGATTTAGCATTACCCGTCAGTGATGTTGATAAGCGTAGACTCCAGTTTTATATCGGGTTAGGAGCAGAGTTATGAAGAAGTGGTTGAAATGGATTGCACTTACCCTCCTTATCATTATTTTGCTTACTTTTGGTGCTGTCGCTTGGATTTTGGGAACACAATCAGGTTTGCATTTCGCTATTAATAGCGCAGCACGGTGGGTTCCTGGTTTAGCCATTAAAGACGTTAATGGTGGTTGGCAAGATCTGCGTTTAACGGGTGTTGAGTATCAAATGCCCGGTGTTGATGTTAATGTCGGTGAATTATCATTGGGATTACGTTTAGCGTGTTTGACTGATAAACAAGTGTGCATAGATACGGTAGGAACACGCGATGTTATCGTCAATGTCGATACCAGCGCTTTTCCTCCTTCTGAAGAAACACCGCCTTCAGAGCCTTTAACAGAGCTGAATGCACCATTACCTATCTATTTAAATTTACTTTCATTAGAAAATACGCATGTGAAGATTGACGATATGGCAATCTCACTCGGTGAATTTAAAACTGGCGCACAGTGGGAAGGTCGTCAAGTTACATTAAATCCAACACTCATTAATGATTTGCTGGTGGCGTTACCCAAAACGCCAGAAGAAGGCAGTATTGAGGCGGTTGCCCAAGATGTAAAAGAGGTTGCAACGGAAAAGCCGCCAGTGAAGCCGGCAACATCAGAAGAAAAAGAACAGGCATTAGCTGAGACAATTAAGGCGATTTTCGCAAAACCAATATTAGCCGAATTACCTGAGATTATTATTCCTGTTGATATCAATATTGAAGGAATTGAAGGTAAGCAATTACAGATTAGCAGTGATGCCCCCGTTACAATTAACCAATTATCATTTGAAGCAAAGACCCAAGGTAAGCGAGTTAATCTCACTAAATTAAATGTTGATGCACCTGAAGGTGAAGTGAGTTTAAATGGGGAAATTACTCTAGATAAAGAGTGGCCTGTTAATTTAGCCGTGAATGCGACTATTCGTGATGTTGCTGGGCTTGAAGATTTTAAAGATCAAAAAGCAACGCTTTCTTTGCAAGGCGCATTACTTGAAGAGCTTAAATTAGCACTTTCTTTAACAGGAACGGTTACAGCAACTTTAGATGCTCAAGCTGAACTGGCAAAACCACACCTTCCATTAAAATTGACGCTTGAAAGCCAGAAAGTGCGTTGGCCATTAACGGGAGATGTTCAGTATCAACTTAACGATACTCGATTACGTTTAAATGGTCAGACAGATAACTATGATCTTTCATTACGCTCCGATATTAAAGGTCAGGAGATCCCGCCAGCAAAATTAACGCTGGATGCGAAAGGGAATGAAGAGAAAATAGAGCTAACGCGTTTACGCTTAGCCGCTTTGCAAGGTCATGCCGATATTACGGGTGTTGCTGATTGGAGTAAGGCAATTAGCTGGAATGCATTGCTGACTATTTCGGGAATTAATACGGTAAAACAGTACCCAGATATGCCGGCGAAACTAGAGGGACGTATTGCAACAACAGGTAGCCTCTATGGCGGAAGTTGGCAATTACGTGTTCCTGAAATTACCTTAGATGGCAATATCAAAAACAATATTATCAAAGCGAGAGGTAATGCTTATGGTAATGATTCTGGTCAATGGAATATCCCTCAGTTAAAACTTATTCTTGGTAAAAATAACCTAGATATTGAAGGGCATTTAGGTGATAAATGGGCATTAGATGCCAATATTAATGCACCTGGCTTAAATGGTTTAGTGCCTGGATTGGCTGGAGTCATTAAAGGTAAGGTTAATATTCGTGGTGATATTAATACGCCTAAGATTATCGCAGATATCAATGCTCATGGTATTAAATGGCAAGATCAAGTCAGTGTTGAATCCATCGCTATTAAAGGTGATGTTCAATCGGACAAAGAAATTGGTGGCAAATTAGCGATTACTGCACATCAGTTAAAACAAGCTGATTTAATTATCCGTAATTTAACCCTGGATGCTGCTGGTACAGAAAAACAGCATAAACTGACGCTAAAAATGGAAGGGGAGCCTGTTTCAGGAGGGCTGACATTAGCGGGTTCATTCGATAAAGAAAAACAGCAATGGAAAGGAACATTAAATAATACGGCATTTGATACTCCTGTGGGTGAGTGGCGTTTAAATAAAGCGATCGCATTGAATTTGTTGGCAGAAAAGCAGGAAGTCACCATTGGTTCCCATTGTTGGGTAAATCCAAATGCACAAGTTTGTGTTCCTAAAGCGATAACAGTGGGTGAAAGCGGATCTGCGGCCATTACATTGACGCGTTTTGATCTCGCGATGATCAAACCTTTCTTACCACCAGAGACTTCTGTTCGAGGTGTATTTACTGGTGATGCGACGGCAACCTGGAACTCAAAAGGTGGGTTACCGAAAGCATCAGTAAACCTGAAAGGGCAAGGTGTTGCAGTAAAACAGAATATTGAAGGTACTATTTTACCGATCGATTTTGATGCTATCACCTTAAATGCAGGCGTTAACAATGGCAAAGCATCATTACAATGGCTGATTAGCATTGCGGGCAATGGTGATATTAAAGGTAATGTACACGTTGCGGATCTTGAGAAAAAACGCCAGCTATCAGGTACGGTGGATATCGATAATCTGACATTAGATTTAATCAAACCATTCTTAGGTAAAGGCGAAATTGCTCAAGGTCGTATTGGTGCGCAATTGCGTTTAGGCGGTAATGCTCAATCTCC comes from Proteus vulgaris and encodes:
- the tamB gene encoding autotransporter assembly complex protein TamB, giving the protein MKKWLKWIALTLLIIILLTFGAVAWILGTQSGLHFAINSAARWVPGLAIKDVNGGWQDLRLTGVEYQMPGVDVNVGELSLGLRLACLTDKQVCIDTVGTRDVIVNVDTSAFPPSEETPPSEPLTELNAPLPIYLNLLSLENTHVKIDDMAISLGEFKTGAQWEGRQVTLNPTLINDLLVALPKTPEEGSIEAVAQDVKEVATEKPPVKPATSEEKEQALAETIKAIFAKPILAELPEIIIPVDINIEGIEGKQLQISSDAPVTINQLSFEAKTQGKRVNLTKLNVDAPEGEVSLNGEITLDKEWPVNLAVNATIRDVAGLEDFKDQKATLSLQGALLEELKLALSLTGTVTATLDAQAELAKPHLPLKLTLESQKVRWPLTGDVQYQLNDTRLRLNGQTDNYDLSLRSDIKGQEIPPAKLTLDAKGNEEKIELTRLRLAALQGHADITGVADWSKAISWNALLTISGINTVKQYPDMPAKLEGRIATTGSLYGGSWQLRVPEITLDGNIKNNIIKARGNAYGNDSGQWNIPQLKLILGKNNLDIEGHLGDKWALDANINAPGLNGLVPGLAGVIKGKVNIRGDINTPKIIADINAHGIKWQDQVSVESIAIKGDVQSDKEIGGKLAITAHQLKQADLIIRNLTLDAAGTEKQHKLTLKMEGEPVSGGLTLAGSFDKEKQQWKGTLNNTAFDTPVGEWRLNKAIALNLLAEKQEVTIGSHCWVNPNAQVCVPKAITVGESGSAAITLTRFDLAMIKPFLPPETSVRGVFTGDATATWNSKGGLPKASVNLKGQGVAVKQNIEGTILPIDFDAITLNAGVNNGKASLQWLISIAGNGDIKGNVHVADLEKKRQLSGTVDIDNLTLDLIKPFLGKGEIAQGRIGAQLRLGGNAQSPLLLGQFGINQLKVVGHWIPFDITKGNVDVQFNGATSDLSGRIETPEGYLNLTGNADWRKLDEWHAVVAANGNKLRVALPPMVRIDVNPDLVFEASPNLLKLDGRIDIPWARIVVQDLPESAVSVSSDEVMLDKNLQPIAPKETSIPIQSNLAINIGDDVTLNAFGLKARLTGALKVNQNKQGLGLNGQIDIPKGEFKAYGQDLQVRKGQILFSGPVDQPYLNIEAIRNPENTANNVIAGVRVTGLADKPKVEIFSEPAFTQQEALSYLLRGEGLDKSGDADSSQMTAMLIGLGVGQSGQLVGRIGETFGVSDLALDTQGVGDSSQVVVSGKITNDLQVKYGVGIFDSLATLTLRYRLMPRLYLQAVSGMNQAIDLLYQFEF